CCCTTCGGATCGATCTTGAACTGATCCAGCGCCGCGGCCAATTTCTCCCCACCGCGCCCGACATAAGGAGATCGAGGCCCGGTGATCATGACTTCCTCCATCGGCGAGACCAACCGTGCCGGCTTGTCCGCGATCGATCCCCCCACGCGCACCGCTCCCGCAAGAATGACCCGTGCCGCTTCTTCACGGCTGGAGACAAGCCCCCTCGTCACCAGCGCACGATCGAGCCGTTCGCGTTCAGCACGCATCCGCGACCTCATAGCAACATCACGACAAGTTGTAACGGGATCGAGTGGACAGGTCCGCTACCGACCGATGGATTCTAGACTTTGGCAGAGGGGGCACCGGCGTCGTCATCCTCCAGGGAAAAGGCCTGCAACCGCTTACGGCCGTCCTTTTCCTGCACAAGGATTTCAACTTTGCGCTCGGCATCCTCTAACATCTTTAAGCAGGTTTTCGACAGGCGAATACCTTCTTCAAAGATTTTGAGCGACTCATCGAGGGGTAGATCACCCTTTTCGAGCTCGCCGACAATCGTCTCGAGTCGAGCCATTGCTTGTTCGAACTTAATGGCAGCCACTTCCGCTCCTACTCCAGGGGGACGAATCGAGCATTATTGGTCCACACCCCCATGCAGGTCAAGTCGACACATGGGATTGAACATCTTGGACCGAACAGACCAACCGCCCGGTCGCCAATCTCGCCGTCACCTTGTCGCCAATATGAACTTCCGATGCCCGCTTGATGATCTGCCCGTCAGGGACGGTCTGCAGCAAACAGTATCCGCGCTGCAAGATGGCCAATGGGCTCAGTGCATCGAGCGAGGCCAGCCTGGCATGGAGCACCTGCCGCCGTTGCAGCAACCTCTTCCCAATCGCATGATCCAGCCGCTGAAGGAGTTGCGGGACCAGGCCCATGGATTGCCTGATCGTCCGTTGAGGGCTGGAGACCCGCACCTGATAATCCAATTCCACCGCGTGGCGATGCAATTGCGTCACACGCTGACTCATCCATCGTACCAAGGCCGCCTCCGCCTCGTCGAGCCGCTGAGTCTGACGGTGGACCAGATACCGCGTGTCCGCCAGCAGACTCACGTACCGGTCCAACATATGCCGCGACTGCAGTAGACAGACCTTCATCGCCCGCCGCACGCGGCTTTCGGCTGAGGCCAGACGATCGACCACTTCCTCCAACACCGGCACGACCGCTTCGGCCGCCGCCGAGGGAGTCGGCGCGCGATAGTCGGCGGCAAAATCTGACAGCGTCACATCGATTTCATGCCCGACCGCCGACACGACCGGCACCGGTGACCCCGCGATGGCACGGACCACGATCTCTTCATTGAAGGACCAGAGATCTTCCAGCGACCCGCCGCCCCGTCCGACGATGAGCACATCAACATCCCGCTGGGAACCCAAAGCGCTGATCGCATCGGCAATCTGAACCGCGGCCTCCTGCCCCTGTACCGCCACTGGTGCGATCAGGACGTCGGCGACGGGAAACCGTCGCTGCAACACCGCGAGGATGTCACGGATGGCCGCGCCGGTCAGGGAAGTCACGACGCCGACGGTTCGAGGAAACGCCGGAAGGGGACGCTTCCGGTCCTCTGCGAACAGGCCTTCAGCCTCCAATCGTGCTTTGAGCTGCTCGAACGCAAGTTGGAGCGCGCCAATCCCCTTCGGCTCTGCATAGTCAACGATCACTTGGTACTCGCCACGCGGCTCATACACCGTGACGCGTCCACGCACGATGACCGACAAGCCCTCTTGCAAAGCAAACCTCAGCCGGCCCGCGCCCGATCGGAACAGCACCGCGCGAATCTGAGCCTGCTCGTCCTTCAACGTGAAGTACATGTGGCCGGAACTAGGGACACGAAGGTTGGACACTTCTCCTTCAATCCACACATCCTGGAATTGCTCTTCCAGAGAACGGCGGATGATCCGAGTAAGTGCTGAAACGGAAACGATTTGGCGAGGAAGCGCATCAGGCCCAGGCATGGTTCACCGGGCCAGTCGCCACGCAGGGTGAGAGGTCAATCCACCACTCTGATGCGCTGAATGGACAGCGCTTTGCCGAGTTTTGCATCCAAATCCACGAGAACGGCACAGAAGACGGTCGGACCGGAGGCGACTTCGAACCGACGGGGCATGCCCGTCAAAAACTTCTCGATCGCAAGCTCCTTTTTGATGCCGATGACGGAATGCAGCGGCCCCGTCATGCCGATATCGGTAATGTAGGCGGTACCCTTGGGAAGTATCTGTTCGTCCGCAGTTTGGACATGGGTATGGGTCCCGACCACCGCTGTCACCTGCCCGTCAAGAAAATGCCCCATAGCCATCTTTTCGGACGTCGCCTCGGCATGCATGTCGACGACCACCGCCGCCACCTGGGTCTTCAGACGGGACAGCTCACGCTTCGCGACCTGAAAGGGACAATCGATTGTCGGCATGAATGCCCGCCCCATCAATTGCAGCACACCGAGTGACTCCCCACCGGGCGTCGTCATGATGTAACTGCCTCTTCCCGGTACGCCCTCGGGGTAGTTGGCCGGCCGTAGCAACCGTGCCTCCTGAGGAAACATGTCCAGAAGTTCCTTCTTGTCCCAAGCGTGATTGCCCGTCGTAATGACCGACACGCCCAAATCGAACAGCTCGTCGCAGAGGTCGGGAGTAATCCCGAATCCCCCCGCGACGTTTTCTCCATTGCCGATCACGACATCGATATCGTGCTGAGCAATCAGTTTCGGCAAAAGCCGACCGACAGCTCGACGGCCCGGTTCCCCCATGATGTCGCCGATGGCCAAAACTTTCATATTCCTTCACTCACTTGGCGTAATCGACGAACCGGCTTTCCCTGATCACTGTCACTTTGATCTGGCCCGGATAGGTCAATTCCTGTTCGATCTTCTTCGCCAGATCCCTCGACAGCTGAAAACACTCGGGATCGGTCAAATCTTCCTGTTTCACAATGACGCGAATCTCACGGCCGGCCTGAATCGCGTAGGCCTTCTGCACTCCCTTGAGCCCGGTGGCCAGCGACTCTAATTTCTCAAGCCGCTTGACGTACGATTCGAGCGCTTCTCGCCTTGCCCCTGGCCTGGCGGCCGAGAGCGCCTCAGCCGACGCGACCAAGACCGTCTCAGGACAAATCGGCTCGACCTGTTCGTGGTGGGCAGCGATCGCGTTCACCACCTTGGGATGTTCCCCGTATTTCTTCGCGATCTCGGCCCCGAGCATGGCGTGGGGCCCTTCCTCTTCATGGCTGACGGCCTTGCCGATGTCGTGCAGCAGCGCACCGCGCTTTGCCAACTTCACGTCCAGGCCGAGTTCGGAAGCCATAATACCGCAGATGTACGCGGCCTCGCGGGCGTGGTAGAGATTGTTTTGGCCGTAACTGGTGCGATACTTCAACCGCCCAAGTACCTTGACCAGTTCAGGATGGAAATCCGAGAGCCCGACCTCGAAGATGACCTTTTCCGCCTCTTCGATCATCAGCTTCTCGATCTCCGTCTTCACCTTGTCGACGATTTCCTCGATACGCGTCGGGTGAATCCGACCGTCGTGCATCAGGCGCTCAAGGGAAACCTTCGCGATCTCTCGGCGTAGCGGATCGAATCCGGAAATAATGACGGCTTCCGGTGTTTCGTCGATGATGAGATCGATGCCGGTCGCCGCCTCGATTGCCCGAATATTCCGGCCCTCGCGACCGATGATGCGCCCCTTCATGGCGTCATTTGGAATCGGAACCACAGAAATCGTGGCTTCGTTCACGTAGTCGCGGGTAACCCGCTGAATCGATCGGGCGATTATTTCACGCGCCTCGCGTTCGGCGTTTTCCTTTGCTTCCTCGAGCGTCCGTTTGGCAAGCCCCGCAGCTTCCAACCGTGCCTGGCTCTCCATCTCCTGAACCAGCTGCCGCTTGGCTTCGTCGGCCGTCAGTCCGGCCACCCGTTCCAACGCTTCACGATGTTCTTTGACAGCCTGGGCGCACTGCGCCTCTTTTTGAACCAAGCCCTCTTCACGCCGGATCAACTCTTGCTCGCGCTTGAGTGCTTCACCTTCCCGCTTTTCGAGGACGCCGAATTTCTTGTCGAGGGTTTCCTCTCGCTGGGCGATGCGCCTCTCGACCGTCGCGGTCTCAGCTAGCCGAGACTTCTGCTCCTTTTCCACATCAGTCTTGGCCTGAAACACCAAGTCCTTGGCCTCTAGTCTGGCCTCCTTCACCACATTCTCGGCTTCCCGTTGCGCCGCTTGAATGATCTGCGCAGACTGGTCCTCGGCTTCAACCCGGCGAGCCTGTGCCGACCGGCGGCGAAGGAACTCATACAACCCGACGCCCGCGCCCGCGCCTAACAATGTTGTCAGAATATAGGCAATCACGCTGAGAGAAATGGGAACCACCTCCCTTACATGCACGAGGCCGTCGCACGCCTCAGTGCAACAGTCAACTGTACGAATCTGAGGGAGGGAAAGCGAGCCAGCCGAGACCGGCGGAAGAAAACCGAAAGGAAGAGAACGGCCCTATCAGATCAGTGAAGACGAGTCGCGGAATCGCCCGAGCCCATTTGGAACGAGGCGTGGCCGTCCTCGACCCAAATCAACCATCTCTGCGCTTCGCCCCCGATTCCGGCAAAGCCGCCGAGACAAGTATGTTGTCCGTACGGGAAGAAGTCGCGCCTGCGGCGTGAGCCGAGCCAAGACATGTCCCTTCCCGCTGAGCATCCAATCTGAAATCTGTCGCACGATGACACAGGCATGTGCTGCGAACCGGCTGCCCCATGCCCCGAAGACCACGCTGACCACAACCACGAATTGTAGCGATTCCATATGTTTAGCGCTCGAACACTGTCGTCAAATTCCGCCCTACCCCAAACTTCCTTTCCTGTCGTGCGTTGGCTGCCCCCTCCAGGTTACAACCACTCACTTAGAAACAGGGGAGACGATAACAAAGCACTTCTTCGATTGCAAGGCGAAACTCAACGGGACAGGATCGATGGCATCTGTTGGTCGATCGAATCCATGAGGGATGCCATACGGCGATCCACATCGGCCTCACCCTGCTGATGGCGGCGCTCCGACTCCAGCCATTCATGGGCAAGATTGATGGCAGCCAGGACAGCCAGCTTGACGGGGGTGGCAGTCTTCATGCTCGTCGACACGTTTTTCATTTGTTTATCAACAATTTCAGCGAGGCGCCTCACATACGATTCATCGGCATCACCATTGACGGTGTAGCGCTGTCCGTAGATCTCGACCTCGATGGTTTTAGTCAAGCGCCACCTCCTTGGATGTGTCTAAACACTCCAACACCTCGATTTCCCCCAGTACCTTTTCGATACGGGACCGAATATCCAGGCGTTCGCGCTCCCAACGGCGGTTTTCATCATCACGAGTTGCCAGGCGCTCCCGTGCAAGCCGAAGCTCGTCCTCGAGCGAGGCGTTCTTCCGCTTTACATCTTGGACCAACTTCACCAAATCGCGAATACGGGATTCCAGGGCATCAAGACGCTCTAAAGTCATACGAATTCCTCACTTTGCAGGAAATGTTCAGCAATAAAAAACAATGGGCGAAATATAGGAAGTTGGCCCAGGGTTGTCAAGAAACCGGAGCAGCGGAGGCGGTCGCGGCACCGCTTCGCAGACGGACATATTCACCATAACTTCGGAGTACCCGCTTCACATACAATCGGGTTTCCTGGTAGGGGATCAGTTCCACAAACTCATCTTGATCCCGCCCCCGATGCATGGCGATCCAGCCGTTCACGGCAATCGGACCGGCATTGTACGCCGCCACCGCATAGGCCATATTTCCAGAATATTGCTCGAGGAGCTGGCCCAGATAGCGCACGCCCAGCCGAATGTTCGTCTCCTGATCGAAGAGCTCTTCCCGGCTCACAGCAGGAAATCCATAGCGTTGCGCCACGGCGTTGGCCGTCACCGGCATGAGTTGCATCAATCCGATCGCGCCCACCATCGATACGGCTTTTTCATCGTACTGGCTCTCTTCCCGAATAATGGCAGCAGCCAGGAGTGGGTCGACCGTCTTGATCCCCTGCGCTTCAATCAACGGCAACAGACCCGTCGGGTACGCGACCGACCAGAGTTCCGGTGCAACGGGCATCCCCGCCCGCTCCAACTTGTCGCGGAAATGGATCTTGGCGATCCGCAATGCAGGATGGTAGGCACCCGCCTCACTCAGCATGGCGGAAAACGCGAGCAACACATCCTGATCGCGACTGTACAGTTCCGTCAGGTAGCCGATTTCGCGGGAGGCGTCCTGTCCCAAGCCCAAAGTCTTCAGTTCAATACCTCGGCGATAGGCCGGATGCCGCTCAATCTCGGCACGGCGCGTCTCGGGCAGCCGCTCGCCATTCACACCGGTCGTGGACTCGGCAGGTTGAGGCGTAGAGGGCGGCGGGACCGATGGTGACAGCGTCGCGCGCTGTGCGGCCAGCTGGCAATAGTAGCTGTAGGCGTAGCGCTCACACACCTGGGCGTAGGACTCGGCTGACCTGTCCCTCTGACGAGCGTCACGCTCACTCGCCCGCACCTGCCAATACATCCCCTGAGAGTCCAATCCGTTTGCCCGAGACTCTGCGACGAGCCTGAATGTGCCGGCGGACTCTTGATACCGCGCCACGCGATACTGGGCCCAACCGACTCGCCAGAGCCCTTCGGCGCGTTGACTGGCGGAATCCCCAAGCTTGGCCACATGCTGGAACATCGCAATGGCCTCATCGAATCGCCCCTGGTCTTCCAGCCACACGCCAGCGAAGAGGTGGACCATCGCCCGCTGGTCACCGCTCAGCGAGCCGTTGCCGACAGACCGGGCCAAATCCAACAGCTTGTCCCCATGCCCCTGCCGCAGGTACACCCGCGCTAACCACACGGTGGCTTCGGCGGACTCCTGGACCCGATCGGCCGCAAGCCCTCGGAACACGTCCCTGGCCACGTCGTATTGTTTCAACCGCACCGCCGCAACCCCCAACTTCAGACGCGCTTCGAAACGCCGTGGATGTCCCGGTGCCATACCCAAAAACCGGCGGACCTCCTCGACTCCTTCAGCTTGGAGGGCCTGCGCGAAGAACGCCTGGGCACGGATGTAATGGTCCTCTGCCGTAGGAGTCCAGAATTCACCGCCGACACCCGCATCAAGTCGCGTCTTCGCGTCCTTCGCCTCCGGACTGTGGGGATACCGCAAATAGAGGAGCTTCAACGTCGCCCGGGCCTCCGGAAATTTAGCATCTCGAACTTGGCAATCCGCCAAATGCAGTAACGCTGCCGGTGCCGCCGGATCTTTGTCGGCCAGGCCGAGCGCCCGACTGAACCAATCGGCCGCCTTCCCATAGGCGCCGGCCGCATACCAGGCGTCGCCCGTGAGATAGGCCGCCTTTGCCAACACATTGGAATCAGGCACCGCCTGGGGAATGCTTTCGAGCATTTCAGCGGCTTGAGGCGCATCATTCATCTTGAGTAACGCGCCGCCGATCCACAGCCGGAGATAGTCGTCCAAGATGGGTGTGTCCCGCTGCGCCTCCCTCAGGTAACGAACCGCCTCGGCAGGTTCTCGCTCGACCAGCAGTGTGCCAAGCAAGATCTCCCCGCGTTTAGCCCAGATCGTCCCAGGGTAAAGGTTCAACAGCTGGCGCAGCTGCTCGATCTTCGATGCCAATAATTGATCACGCTGAGCCGGCGTACCTCGCCCCTCCTTGATCCCGACTGCGGCTCGGAAACAGGCTTCCGGCTCCTCACAGGCTGGAGGCGTGGTCGCAGGAATCGGCGGAGAATCGGCAATGGCCGTCGGAAGGGCGCACGAGGCCAGGATCCACGCTGCAAGACAGACAGAAAGGGTCCGTCGGGAAGGTCGGCTCACGTTCATCCTGGAAAGAGGGTGGGCAGCGCTCTATTATAACAAAGCATCCAATAAAGGCGACCCGATTTGCATTGCTTGTCGCAGGTTTTTTTCCTATGTTAGGCTCTTTCTATGCCCCCTTCCATCGGCGAACGCATCAATCTGCTGGCGCTGAGCGAAGCAGAACTCGCCGACTTCGTGCGCGGGCTCGGCTGGCCTGCCTATCGCGCACAGCAAATTCTCCGTTGGCTGTATCAGCACCGGATCAAACACCCGGCCGCAATGACCAACTTGTCTCAGGCGGATCGCACACGTTTGACCGAAACCTGCACGATCGAGCAGCCGGAACGGGTTGAGCGCTTCTCCTCGAAAGACGGCACCCAAAAGTTCGTCATTACGCTCGTGGATAGTCGGCAGATCGAGTGCGTGCTGATACCCGACGACGATCGGCTGACGCTCTGCATCTCTACCCAAGTCGGGTGCACGCTCGACTGTCGATTCTGCCTGACCGGCACGATGGGGCTACAACGGAATCTGAAAACCCACGAGATCCTCGGCCAGGTGCTGCTGGCCCAGGATGAGTTAGGCGAGGACCGCCGCCTGACGAATCTCGTGTTCATGGGCATGGGAGAACCCCTAGCGAATCTGGATGCGGTGGCGGACGCCGTGATCAAGCTCACCAATCAACCATGGGGGCTGGGCTTCTCCCCTCGGCGCATCACAATCTCGACGGCTGGGCTCGCGTCGCGCATCAAAGACGTGGCGCCGCTGAAGGTGAACCTGGCCATTTCCTTGAACGCTCCGACCGACCAGCTTCGCCGCGAAATCATGCCCGCCGTCGATCGACTGCACCCGCTTGAACATCTCATGGCGGCCTGTCGGGCCTACCCCCTGGCACAGCGCGACCGTCTCACCTTCGAATACGTGCTGCTGGCTGACCTCAATGACGGCCCCGAACAAGCCCGAGCGTTGGTGCGGCTGCTTCGCGGGCTCCGCTGCAAAGTGAACCTCATTGCCTTCAACCCGTTCCCGGGCAGCCCCTATCGGCGGCCGACCGACGAAACCGTTGCGGCGTTCCAGGAAACTTTACGCCGCGCACACGTGGATGTGTATCTGCGGAGGAGCCGAGGTCGCGATGTGCTGGGTGCCTGCGGTCAACTCGGACGCCTCGGTCAGTCGAATCCGCCGGTTGCCTTGACACAGATTCAGCCCCGTTGCTAGCATGATTTTCTTAGATGACTAGCCAGTCGACACGCCCCAATCGGTTCCGCGCGTCAATCCTGAGCGCTTTATTTCCGGCTCTGCTTCTTGCCTGGCTTCCGACGCCGGCGAAAGCCGTCGAACCCAAAGAATTTACCCTGTCGAACGATATGAAGGTCCTGCTGGTCGAGGTGCCGAAGGCACCCGTTGCCACCGTGCAGGTCTGGTACAAAGTCGGCTCCCGCAATGAGGTCATGGGGCGGGCAGGCCTGTCCCACATGCTCGAACATATGATGTTCAAGGGAACGACCAAATACCCGAAAGGCTCGTTCTCCCGCCTGATTCGTAAGAATGGCGGCATGGACAACGCCTTCACGAGTCAGGATTTTACCGCCTATTTCGAGAATCTCGCCGCTGACCGAGTGGGCCTCGCACTGGAACTGGAAGCAGACCGCATGCAGGGCTTGGTACTCGACGTGAACGAATTCAAGACCGAGCGCGAAGTGGTCAAGGAAGAGCGCCGGCTCCGATCGGAGGATGATCCGCAAGGAGCCCTGGTTGAATCACTCTTCGCCCAATCCTTTATGAGCCACCCCTATCACTGGCCGGTCATCGGGTGGTTTGCGGATCTCGAGGCGATGAACCTGGACGATTTGCAGCGCCACTATGACACCTATTATTCGCCCAATAATGCGACCCTGGTCGTGGTGGGCGACATCAAGGCCGAATCACTGTTGCCGACGATCGCCAGGCTGTTCGAGCCCATTCCTAAGGGACCGTCCCCCAAACCGCTGACCGTGCGGGAGCCCGATCAACGAGGCGAGCGGCGCTTCCTGCTCAAGCGTGAAGCCCAGCTCCCCTTCGTCATGATGGGCTATCGGGTACCGAACTACACAAGCGATGACTCCTACGCCTTGAACATTCTCGAATCCATTTTGTCGCATGGGAAGAGCGCACGCCTCTATCAAAGTCTGGTGTATGACCAGAAATTGGCCCTCGCGGTGGGAGCTGATTACGGTTTGATGCAGGCGGACCCAGGCCTCTTTTACTTTTATGCTTTGGTGAAGCCAGGCGAGAAGACGGAAGCGGTGGAAGAAGCCCTATTGAAGGAGATCCATCGTCTTCAGACGGAACCGCCGACCGAGCTCGAATTGCAGCGTGCCAAGAATCAAATCGAAGCCGCCCATATCTTTGAACAAGATTCCAACTTCCGGCACGCCATGTTGTTGGGCGAAGCCGAAACCGTCGGCGCCGGGTGGCGGAAGGTTGAGCAATTCATCGATCGAACGAGGGCCGTCACAGTGCAAGACGTGCTTCGCGTGGCCAATCAATATCTGAGCGCGGACGTGCGCACCACCGGCATCCTGTTGCCGAACCCTCCGCGCCAGAATGCCGCAGCCACGCCGGCCCCATAACAAGCGATGCCCATGGTAAACCTCCTATCTGGTGACCGCGTGCAATCTCCACGTCCCGACAGAATAGCCCAACTGGCTGCCGCACTGTGCGTGGTGCTCCTCCTGTGCGTCACCTGGTCGGCCCACGCTGCGGATATCACCCCGGTTCGGTTCGTCACGCCGAACGGCATGACCGTACTGTTCCTCGAACAGCATTTTCTGCCGACGGCCGAAATTCACGCTCTTCTGAAGGTGGGGGCCGCGCAGGACCCATCGGACAAGGCAGGACTCGCTCACCTGACGGCAAGCCTGCTCGACGAAGGCACGACGACCCGAACCTCGAAGCAAATTGCCGAGCAGATTGATTTCGTCGGAGGCTCGCTGGAAGCCAGAGCTTCGGAAGATTTTACGACCGCCTCTGCCCGCGTCCTCAAGAAGGATGTCGATTTGGGGTTTACGCTGCTGGCGGATATGCTGCAGCACCCAGCCTTCCACAAGCAGGAATTTGAGCGCGTTCGAACCCAAATCATCGGAGAGTTACTGAACGACGAGGACGACCCGGGCCACGTTGCAATGAAGGCGTTCAACCAGCTCGTGTTCCATGGCCACCCCTATCGCTGGCCTGCCGAAGGTACGGAGGAGTCGCTCAACCGAATCACCCTCGCCGATGTGCAGCAATTTCACGCACGAGAGTACCTGCCCAACCAGACCATCCTGGTCGTGGTCGGAGATCTGACGGTCGACCAGGTGAACAACCTGGTGCAAA
This Nitrospiraceae bacterium DNA region includes the following protein-coding sequences:
- the zapB gene encoding cell division protein ZapB, which translates into the protein MTLERLDALESRIRDLVKLVQDVKRKNASLEDELRLARERLATRDDENRRWERERLDIRSRIEKVLGEIEVLECLDTSKEVALD
- a CDS encoding transglycosylase SLT domain-containing protein, whose translation is MSRPSRRTLSVCLAAWILASCALPTAIADSPPIPATTPPACEEPEACFRAAVGIKEGRGTPAQRDQLLASKIEQLRQLLNLYPGTIWAKRGEILLGTLLVEREPAEAVRYLREAQRDTPILDDYLRLWIGGALLKMNDAPQAAEMLESIPQAVPDSNVLAKAAYLTGDAWYAAGAYGKAADWFSRALGLADKDPAAPAALLHLADCQVRDAKFPEARATLKLLYLRYPHSPEAKDAKTRLDAGVGGEFWTPTAEDHYIRAQAFFAQALQAEGVEEVRRFLGMAPGHPRRFEARLKLGVAAVRLKQYDVARDVFRGLAADRVQESAEATVWLARVYLRQGHGDKLLDLARSVGNGSLSGDQRAMVHLFAGVWLEDQGRFDEAIAMFQHVAKLGDSASQRAEGLWRVGWAQYRVARYQESAGTFRLVAESRANGLDSQGMYWQVRASERDARQRDRSAESYAQVCERYAYSYYCQLAAQRATLSPSVPPPSTPQPAESTTGVNGERLPETRRAEIERHPAYRRGIELKTLGLGQDASREIGYLTELYSRDQDVLLAFSAMLSEAGAYHPALRIAKIHFRDKLERAGMPVAPELWSVAYPTGLLPLIEAQGIKTVDPLLAAAIIREESQYDEKAVSMVGAIGLMQLMPVTANAVAQRYGFPAVSREELFDQETNIRLGVRYLGQLLEQYSGNMAYAVAAYNAGPIAVNGWIAMHRGRDQDEFVELIPYQETRLYVKRVLRSYGEYVRLRSGAATASAAPVS
- the rlmN gene encoding 23S rRNA (adenine(2503)-C(2))-methyltransferase RlmN codes for the protein MPPSIGERINLLALSEAELADFVRGLGWPAYRAQQILRWLYQHRIKHPAAMTNLSQADRTRLTETCTIEQPERVERFSSKDGTQKFVITLVDSRQIECVLIPDDDRLTLCISTQVGCTLDCRFCLTGTMGLQRNLKTHEILGQVLLAQDELGEDRRLTNLVFMGMGEPLANLDAVADAVIKLTNQPWGLGFSPRRITISTAGLASRIKDVAPLKVNLAISLNAPTDQLRREIMPAVDRLHPLEHLMAACRAYPLAQRDRLTFEYVLLADLNDGPEQARALVRLLRGLRCKVNLIAFNPFPGSPYRRPTDETVAAFQETLRRAHVDVYLRRSRGRDVLGACGQLGRLGQSNPPVALTQIQPRC
- a CDS encoding exodeoxyribonuclease VII large subunit, which codes for MPGPDALPRQIVSVSALTRIIRRSLEEQFQDVWIEGEVSNLRVPSSGHMYFTLKDEQAQIRAVLFRSGAGRLRFALQEGLSVIVRGRVTVYEPRGEYQVIVDYAEPKGIGALQLAFEQLKARLEAEGLFAEDRKRPLPAFPRTVGVVTSLTGAAIRDILAVLQRRFPVADVLIAPVAVQGQEAAVQIADAISALGSQRDVDVLIVGRGGGSLEDLWSFNEEIVVRAIAGSPVPVVSAVGHEIDVTLSDFAADYRAPTPSAAAEAVVPVLEEVVDRLASAESRVRRAMKVCLLQSRHMLDRYVSLLADTRYLVHRQTQRLDEAEAALVRWMSQRVTQLHRHAVELDYQVRVSSPQRTIRQSMGLVPQLLQRLDHAIGKRLLQRRQVLHARLASLDALSPLAILQRGYCLLQTVPDGQIIKRASEVHIGDKVTARLATGRLVCSVQDVQSHVST
- the xseB gene encoding exodeoxyribonuclease VII small subunit, with product MAAIKFEQAMARLETIVGELEKGDLPLDESLKIFEEGIRLSKTCLKMLEDAERKVEILVQEKDGRKRLQAFSLEDDDAGAPSAKV
- a CDS encoding insulinase family protein; amino-acid sequence: MQSPRPDRIAQLAAALCVVLLLCVTWSAHAADITPVRFVTPNGMTVLFLEQHFLPTAEIHALLKVGAAQDPSDKAGLAHLTASLLDEGTTTRTSKQIAEQIDFVGGSLEARASEDFTTASARVLKKDVDLGFTLLADMLQHPAFHKQEFERVRTQIIGELLNDEDDPGHVAMKAFNQLVFHGHPYRWPAEGTEESLNRITLADVQQFHAREYLPNQTILVVVGDLTVDQVNNLVQSHFGGWKKGASSTVQLKRPASLDRKMVQLIEKDLTQSTIVLGHTGISRNNPDYYAVTVMNYILGAGGFSSRLMDSIRDKQGLAYGIMSQFDTRLMPGAFLVNLQTRTEATNQAITGVLAEIKNMREAPVTDQELSEAKAFIVGSFPLRIDSSAKLANVLAQVEFYNLGLDYFTQYPKAIEKVAKEDVLRVAKQYLDVQHYALVVVGAISKAKVKQ
- a CDS encoding TIGR00282 family metallophosphoesterase; the encoded protein is MKVLAIGDIMGEPGRRAVGRLLPKLIAQHDIDVVIGNGENVAGGFGITPDLCDELFDLGVSVITTGNHAWDKKELLDMFPQEARLLRPANYPEGVPGRGSYIMTTPGGESLGVLQLMGRAFMPTIDCPFQVAKRELSRLKTQVAAVVVDMHAEATSEKMAMGHFLDGQVTAVVGTHTHVQTADEQILPKGTAYITDIGMTGPLHSVIGIKKELAIEKFLTGMPRRFEVASGPTVFCAVLVDLDAKLGKALSIQRIRVVD
- the rny gene encoding ribonuclease Y; protein product: MVPISLSVIAYILTTLLGAGAGVGLYEFLRRRSAQARRVEAEDQSAQIIQAAQREAENVVKEARLEAKDLVFQAKTDVEKEQKSRLAETATVERRIAQREETLDKKFGVLEKREGEALKREQELIRREEGLVQKEAQCAQAVKEHREALERVAGLTADEAKRQLVQEMESQARLEAAGLAKRTLEEAKENAEREAREIIARSIQRVTRDYVNEATISVVPIPNDAMKGRIIGREGRNIRAIEAATGIDLIIDETPEAVIISGFDPLRREIAKVSLERLMHDGRIHPTRIEEIVDKVKTEIEKLMIEEAEKVIFEVGLSDFHPELVKVLGRLKYRTSYGQNNLYHAREAAYICGIMASELGLDVKLAKRGALLHDIGKAVSHEEEGPHAMLGAEIAKKYGEHPKVVNAIAAHHEQVEPICPETVLVASAEALSAARPGARREALESYVKRLEKLESLATGLKGVQKAYAIQAGREIRVIVKQEDLTDPECFQLSRDLAKKIEQELTYPGQIKVTVIRESRFVDYAK
- a CDS encoding cell division protein ZapA, whose translation is MTKTIEVEIYGQRYTVNGDADESYVRRLAEIVDKQMKNVSTSMKTATPVKLAVLAAINLAHEWLESERRHQQGEADVDRRMASLMDSIDQQMPSILSR
- a CDS encoding insulinase family protein is translated as MTSQSTRPNRFRASILSALFPALLLAWLPTPAKAVEPKEFTLSNDMKVLLVEVPKAPVATVQVWYKVGSRNEVMGRAGLSHMLEHMMFKGTTKYPKGSFSRLIRKNGGMDNAFTSQDFTAYFENLAADRVGLALELEADRMQGLVLDVNEFKTEREVVKEERRLRSEDDPQGALVESLFAQSFMSHPYHWPVIGWFADLEAMNLDDLQRHYDTYYSPNNATLVVVGDIKAESLLPTIARLFEPIPKGPSPKPLTVREPDQRGERRFLLKREAQLPFVMMGYRVPNYTSDDSYALNILESILSHGKSARLYQSLVYDQKLALAVGADYGLMQADPGLFYFYALVKPGEKTEAVEEALLKEIHRLQTEPPTELELQRAKNQIEAAHIFEQDSNFRHAMLLGEAETVGAGWRKVEQFIDRTRAVTVQDVLRVANQYLSADVRTTGILLPNPPRQNAAATPAP